The following coding sequences lie in one Bacteroides helcogenes P 36-108 genomic window:
- the lipB gene encoding lipoyl(octanoyl) transferase LipB, whose product MKLEISDWEIMPYAEAWNRQTEWFDVLVCAKQAGEEYVNHIVLCEHPHVYTLGRSGKEGNMLLSDEQLGRIGATLYHIDRGGDITYHGPGQLVCYPILNLEEFSLGLKEYVHLLEEAVIRVCASYGIAAGRLEKATGVWLEGDTARARKICAIGVRSSHYVTMHGLALNVNTDLRYFSYIHPCGFIDKGVTSLQKELGREVPMEEVKERLCKELRDFLLS is encoded by the coding sequence ATGAAATTGGAAATATCAGATTGGGAAATAATGCCATACGCCGAAGCATGGAATCGGCAGACAGAGTGGTTTGACGTCCTTGTGTGTGCCAAACAGGCAGGAGAGGAGTATGTAAATCATATCGTGCTTTGTGAACACCCGCACGTATATACTTTGGGACGTAGCGGAAAGGAAGGAAATATGTTGCTGAGTGACGAACAGCTTGGCAGGATAGGAGCGACCCTGTACCACATTGACAGGGGAGGAGATATAACTTATCATGGACCGGGACAGTTGGTTTGTTATCCTATTCTCAATCTTGAAGAATTTTCTTTGGGATTGAAAGAATATGTGCATCTGCTGGAGGAAGCTGTGATTCGTGTCTGTGCTTCGTATGGCATTGCTGCGGGACGCTTGGAAAAGGCAACCGGGGTGTGGCTGGAAGGAGATACCGCCCGTGCCCGCAAGATTTGCGCGATCGGTGTGCGTAGCAGCCATTATGTCACGATGCACGGACTGGCCCTGAATGTGAATACGGATTTACGCTATTTCAGCTATATTCATCCTTGCGGATTTATAGACAAGGGTGTCACTTCCCTGCAGAAGGAGTTGGGACGTGAGGTTCCTATGGAAGAGGTGAAGGAAAGGCTTTGTAAAGAGCTTAGGGATTTTTTGTTGTCATAA
- a CDS encoding glycosyltransferase family 2 protein: MNEMVSVIMPVYNAEKYVEFAIDSVLAQSYSNWELLIVDDCSTDLSVGLIADYVEKDSRIRLFHTDKPSGSPCEPRNVGIRNAQGRYIAFLDSDDVWLPDKLEEQLRLFDDVSTAIVYSNYEKISEEGERGQRIVTAPSQVSYKELLKGNVIGNLTGIYDTEKVGKIYCRNMHHEDYILWLSILKKGYVARNTNAVHALYRVRKQSVSANKLSVILWQWNIYRNIEKIGCLRACYYFIHYAYRALLKNKK; the protein is encoded by the coding sequence ATGAATGAAATGGTTTCTGTCATTATGCCTGTTTATAATGCAGAAAAGTATGTGGAATTTGCTATTGATTCTGTCTTGGCGCAAAGTTATTCAAATTGGGAACTGCTGATTGTGGATGATTGTTCTACGGATTTATCCGTTGGTCTTATTGCTGATTACGTAGAAAAGGATAGTAGAATTCGTCTATTTCACACAGATAAACCTTCCGGGTCTCCTTGTGAGCCTCGCAATGTCGGTATAAGAAATGCGCAAGGGCGTTATATTGCTTTTTTGGATAGCGATGATGTATGGTTGCCCGATAAATTGGAAGAACAGTTAAGACTGTTTGATGATGTGAGCACCGCCATCGTGTATTCCAATTATGAGAAAATCAGTGAAGAAGGAGAACGGGGACAAAGAATTGTGACAGCTCCATCGCAAGTTTCTTATAAAGAGCTGTTGAAAGGGAATGTGATAGGTAATCTCACGGGGATATACGATACGGAGAAAGTTGGCAAGATTTATTGTCGAAATATGCACCATGAAGACTATATATTATGGTTGTCTATATTGAAGAAAGGGTATGTAGCGAGGAATACAAATGCTGTTCATGCACTGTATAGAGTGAGAAAGCAGTCTGTGTCTGCCAATAAGCTATCTGTTATTTTATGGCAATGGAATATATACAGGAATATTGAAAAAATCGGATGTTTGAGGGCGTGCTATTATTTTATCCATTACGCTTATCGTGCCTTGTTGAAAAATAAAAAATAA
- a CDS encoding B12-binding domain-containing radical SAM protein, with product MNIYFINPPFKAEFGKFSRESRSPAITKSGALYYPLWLIYAALYSQEHGHKIHFLDVPAKQLNEEQSLEIIQKEDNERTLFVLDTSTPSIKSDVAFAERLKKLYPSSFIILVGTHPSACPEETLRYSSAVDAIAIGEYDCIIKELADSLQNSTELQSVRGLCMRIEDGFIRTEKMPPLKDLDELPFASQFIKEHLDEKDYFFAAATYPSIQIFTGRGCPFRCNFCVYPQTMHGHAFRARSAENVVAEFEYIAANFPDVKEVVIEDDTFTANKKRVLDICRLLMERKLQKRLKWLCNARVDLDLETMCIMKKAGCRLIIPGIESGNQQILDNIKKGTKVEQFYEYVANAKKAGLLIHACYMIGNNGETKETMAETLRLALKLNTDTAQFFPLIPYPGTEAYQWARTNGYIVTDYDKYCLPDGTHNTVLSTPELTAEDMVAFCNMARKRYYLRISYIFHRLRVGLANPSDLKRSIKAFGKLKHYLFSSK from the coding sequence ATGAACATTTATTTTATTAATCCCCCCTTTAAAGCTGAGTTTGGGAAATTCTCCAGAGAGTCCCGTAGTCCGGCCATTACAAAAAGCGGTGCTTTATATTATCCTTTGTGGTTGATTTATGCCGCATTATATTCTCAAGAACATGGGCATAAAATACATTTTTTGGATGTCCCGGCCAAACAGTTGAATGAAGAACAATCATTGGAAATTATTCAGAAAGAAGACAATGAAAGGACTTTGTTTGTGCTTGATACGAGTACACCTTCTATAAAAAGTGATGTGGCTTTTGCCGAAAGATTAAAGAAGCTATATCCTTCTTCTTTTATTATTTTGGTGGGTACACATCCTTCTGCCTGTCCGGAAGAAACATTAAGGTATTCTTCTGCTGTAGATGCTATAGCCATTGGCGAGTATGACTGCATCATAAAAGAATTGGCAGATTCATTGCAGAATAGTACAGAACTTCAGTCAGTCCGTGGATTATGTATGCGGATAGAAGATGGATTCATTCGTACTGAAAAAATGCCGCCTCTGAAGGATTTGGACGAGTTGCCATTTGCCTCACAATTCATTAAAGAACATTTGGATGAAAAAGATTATTTTTTTGCAGCGGCTACTTATCCGTCTATTCAGATATTCACAGGGCGTGGATGTCCGTTCCGTTGTAACTTTTGTGTGTACCCACAGACCATGCACGGACATGCTTTTCGTGCCCGCTCTGCCGAAAATGTGGTTGCCGAGTTTGAATATATTGCGGCAAACTTTCCCGATGTGAAGGAGGTGGTGATAGAAGACGATACCTTTACAGCCAACAAGAAGCGTGTGCTGGATATTTGTAGGCTATTGATGGAAAGAAAACTTCAAAAGCGATTAAAATGGTTATGTAATGCACGTGTGGATTTGGATTTGGAAACTATGTGCATCATGAAAAAGGCAGGATGTCGCTTGATTATTCCAGGTATAGAAAGTGGCAATCAGCAAATTCTTGATAATATAAAGAAAGGGACGAAAGTAGAACAGTTCTATGAATATGTGGCAAATGCCAAGAAGGCTGGTTTATTGATTCATGCCTGTTATATGATAGGCAATAATGGAGAAACAAAAGAGACGATGGCTGAAACTTTGAGGTTGGCATTGAAACTGAACACAGATACCGCTCAATTCTTTCCATTAATACCATATCCGGGTACGGAGGCGTATCAATGGGCTCGTACAAATGGTTATATTGTTACAGATTATGATAAATATTGCTTGCCTGATGGTACGCATAACACAGTACTTTCCACTCCTGAACTTACAGCCGAAGATATGGTAGCATTTTGTAACATGGCCCGTAAGAGATATTATCTACGCATCAGTTATATTTTTCATCGCCTGCGTGTAGGCTTGGCTAATCCTTCTGACTTGAAACGCTCTATCAAAGCTTTTGGAAAATTAAAGCATTATCTATTTAGCAGTAAATAA
- a CDS encoding glycosyltransferase translates to MISVCMATYNGEAFLREQIDSILLQLSEEDELVISDDNSTDSTADIIKSYHDKKIRFLVNKRKKGVTHNFENALIHSKGDVILLADQDDVWLPNKIEELTQFLTKGDYDVVTCNCALTDINLNITQDEYYVQKSPLDKSVWGNFVKDLWLGSCMAFKRKVLLATLPFPSKMAAHDLWIALFSQIHFKCGYYPKVLQLYRRHEHTVSFAGAKSTNSLWYKINYRFYLAFFLLIRSLTK, encoded by the coding sequence ATGATTTCAGTATGTATGGCCACCTATAATGGTGAAGCTTTTTTGAGAGAACAAATTGATAGTATATTACTGCAATTGAGTGAAGAAGATGAATTGGTTATCTCTGATGACAATTCAACAGATTCGACTGCTGATATTATAAAATCTTATCATGATAAAAAAATCAGGTTTCTTGTAAATAAAAGAAAGAAAGGAGTGACACATAATTTTGAGAATGCTTTGATTCATTCAAAAGGAGATGTCATTTTACTTGCAGATCAAGATGATGTTTGGCTTCCCAATAAGATTGAGGAATTAACACAATTTTTGACTAAAGGAGATTATGATGTTGTGACATGTAATTGTGCATTAACTGATATTAATTTGAATATTACCCAAGATGAATATTATGTACAGAAGTCTCCTTTGGACAAATCCGTTTGGGGCAATTTTGTGAAAGATTTGTGGTTGGGAAGCTGTATGGCATTTAAACGGAAAGTACTGCTTGCTACATTGCCTTTTCCTTCGAAAATGGCAGCTCATGATTTGTGGATTGCATTGTTTAGCCAGATTCATTTCAAATGTGGTTATTATCCTAAGGTTTTGCAATTATATAGAAGACACGAACATACAGTCTCTTTTGCTGGTGCAAAAAGCACTAATAGCTTGTGGTATAAAATAAATTATCGTTTCTATCTCGCTTTTTTCTTGTTGATTAGAAGTCTAACAAAATAA
- a CDS encoding glycosyltransferase family 2 protein, producing MNNIVSYNPKVSVIIPIYNVEKYIERCARSLFEQSLKDIEYIFVDDCSPDNSITILENILKEYPERQPLVKILFHEPNRGLAYTRQEGVDAAKGEYIIHCDSDDWVEPEMYETMYSIAVKQNADIVCSNYFEEYNHWHKKIEYSYLNETPEILLASIPTTLNSAVWNKLIRRTLYTANNIRWFEGINMQEDLGITLRLRAISLKTIVVPYTFYHYNRQNLFSMAMKPKLNYIEEQILCAELLEQWMSFHFNDRYKYLVDKIKFWAKSGLFIHSGIQDIKRWKSTFPETNINIWRYKQMPLYNRLPMWLALHGFDFLGKMIVYIKTKLAYMRASIR from the coding sequence ATGAATAATATTGTTAGTTATAATCCTAAAGTTAGTGTTATTATTCCAATCTACAATGTAGAAAAATATATTGAGCGTTGTGCACGTTCTTTATTTGAGCAATCATTAAAGGATATTGAATATATTTTCGTTGATGATTGTTCTCCGGATAATAGTATTACAATACTGGAAAATATTTTGAAAGAATATCCGGAAAGACAGCCGCTTGTGAAAATATTGTTTCATGAGCCAAATCGTGGACTTGCTTATACTCGTCAAGAGGGAGTTGATGCTGCGAAGGGAGAGTATATAATTCACTGTGATAGTGATGACTGGGTGGAACCAGAAATGTATGAAACAATGTATAGCATTGCGGTTAAACAAAATGCAGATATTGTGTGCAGTAATTACTTTGAAGAATATAATCATTGGCATAAAAAGATTGAATATTCGTATCTTAATGAAACTCCTGAGATTTTATTGGCTTCCATTCCTACAACATTGAATTCTGCAGTATGGAATAAACTAATACGCAGGACATTGTACACAGCTAATAATATTCGGTGGTTTGAGGGAATAAATATGCAAGAAGATTTAGGAATTACTCTAAGATTAAGAGCTATTTCATTGAAAACCATTGTTGTACCTTACACTTTCTATCACTATAATAGGCAAAACTTGTTTTCAATGGCGATGAAACCAAAATTGAATTATATCGAAGAACAAATCTTATGTGCAGAATTGCTTGAGCAATGGATGTCATTCCATTTTAATGACCGTTATAAGTATTTGGTTGATAAAATTAAATTTTGGGCAAAGTCTGGTCTTTTCATTCATTCAGGAATACAAGATATTAAACGTTGGAAATCTACTTTTCCTGAAACAAACATTAATATTTGGCGATACAAGCAGATGCCATTGTACAATCGCCTTCCAATGTGGTTAGCTTTACATGGTTTTGACTTTCTGGGGAAAATGATTGTGTATATAAAAACTAAGTTAGCCTATATGAGAGCAAGTATTCGTTGA
- a CDS encoding acyltransferase has protein sequence MDLINKLVKSSSFLFKIIYYLRLLTFPLFIRLTWRISNTIENKALYSSIDKDIRGCNNYIRIGIKSRIYGLKIYVRGKNNKVIIGNNCIIGKKCSFWIEGDNNTIIVGNSCTFTHTVHLCVQEYGSSINLGEDCMLSNNIIIRNSDSHPIFNSDHERINEAKAVWIAKHVWIAPQTTVMKGVTIGEGAILASNSVITKDVPKNCLAAGVLAKVVKENIYWSRERLF, from the coding sequence ATGGATTTAATTAATAAATTGGTGAAATCAAGTTCATTTCTATTTAAAATAATCTATTATTTGAGGTTATTGACATTTCCTTTATTTATAAGATTAACTTGGCGAATTAGTAATACAATTGAGAATAAAGCTTTGTATTCTTCCATAGATAAAGATATTAGAGGGTGTAATAATTATATAAGAATAGGAATAAAAAGTAGAATTTATGGTTTGAAGATATATGTTCGTGGAAAAAACAATAAAGTTATTATAGGTAATAATTGTATTATAGGTAAGAAGTGCAGTTTTTGGATTGAAGGCGATAATAATACAATCATTGTAGGTAATTCTTGTACATTTACTCATACAGTACATTTATGTGTACAAGAATATGGTTCTTCTATAAATTTAGGTGAAGATTGTATGCTTTCTAATAATATAATAATTAGGAATAGTGATTCTCATCCAATATTTAATAGCGACCATGAACGGATTAATGAAGCAAAGGCGGTTTGGATAGCAAAGCATGTTTGGATAGCCCCTCAAACTACTGTTATGAAAGGTGTTACAATTGGAGAAGGCGCTATTTTAGCATCTAATAGTGTTATCACAAAGGATGTTCCAAAGAATTGTTTAGCGGCTGGAGTTCTTGCTAAGGTTGTGAAAGAGAATATATATTGGTCAAGAGAACGATTGTTTTAA
- a CDS encoding LicD family protein, with product MNLIHRLAFRYRDNILAKALIRPIYRTFVACKLNQKKRVFRRNAKLLLEKLKEALDANGISFWLEFGTLLGAYREHGFIKHDYDLDIGVFFKNTTMVYDVLTKAGFKLIREFKVGDDGVDGFEQTYEYAGVSIDVFFFHKDENGAYCNSFSPFGGENRNLSLMQVKKISVPYRGLTQIPFEGMMLNVPIETDKYLQAHYGANFMIPNEHFDYKKEATNIVWYTREERIANSILY from the coding sequence ATGAATTTAATTCACCGTTTGGCTTTTAGGTATAGAGATAATATTTTAGCTAAAGCATTGATTCGTCCGATTTACAGAACTTTTGTTGCATGTAAACTTAATCAGAAAAAAAGAGTGTTTCGTCGAAATGCTAAGCTTTTGTTGGAAAAGCTTAAAGAGGCCTTAGATGCAAATGGAATTTCTTTTTGGCTTGAATTCGGAACGTTGCTGGGTGCATACAGGGAACATGGTTTTATAAAGCATGACTACGATTTAGATATTGGTGTGTTTTTTAAGAATACAACGATGGTTTATGATGTATTGACAAAAGCCGGCTTTAAATTAATCAGGGAATTTAAAGTCGGAGATGATGGTGTTGATGGCTTTGAACAAACTTATGAATATGCGGGTGTTTCAATAGATGTTTTTTTCTTTCATAAAGATGAAAATGGAGCATATTGTAATAGCTTTTCTCCGTTTGGAGGTGAAAACAGAAATCTTTCTCTGATGCAAGTAAAGAAAATATCAGTACCTTATAGGGGCTTGACGCAGATACCATTTGAAGGTATGATGTTGAATGTGCCCATTGAGACGGACAAATATCTACAGGCTCATTATGGTGCTAACTTCATGATTCCTAACGAGCATTTCGATTATAAAAAGGAAGCTACGAATATAGTTTGGTACACTCGTGAAGAAAGGATTGCTAACAGTATTCTTTATTGA
- a CDS encoding sugar-transfer associated ATP-grasp domain-containing protein has protein sequence MKRRLFSLIELLLNWVVMTLYTKPKCICALFSHKEYWSHASYFPEKKSKPHCRVFFEQVKYIIKDGAPNEYYFMYGLDVKGDKEASEYVNYAPFMKRRDELNLKSIHNSTCLLRNKFYFGLIADKFGVSTPRIIAYIRNEHVYLVDVKMEMSLDDFVISGDYDMFCKVIDGECGKGIFALQIRSGNIFENGIEISLAHFRNDISSATFICQEKVVQHHEMDRLYDKSVNTIRLVTIRSLKDGEIKTIPPILRIGANGSIVDNTSQGGIAVGFDISTGRLDEYGIYKPNYGLKTAEHPNSHIVFSTFTIPFLKESIEMAIRFHTFFLDIHSIGWDIAITENGPVFIEGNDNWEINGHQDGNHGLKKEFMEYFFNK, from the coding sequence ATGAAGCGTAGATTATTTTCACTTATTGAATTATTACTGAATTGGGTAGTCATGACTTTATATACAAAACCCAAATGTATATGTGCGCTCTTTTCCCATAAGGAGTATTGGAGTCATGCGAGTTATTTTCCAGAGAAAAAAAGTAAGCCACACTGTCGTGTTTTCTTTGAACAAGTAAAATATATAATAAAAGACGGTGCTCCCAACGAGTATTATTTTATGTATGGTTTGGATGTTAAAGGCGATAAGGAAGCAAGTGAATATGTAAATTATGCACCATTCATGAAGCGCAGGGATGAATTGAATTTAAAGTCTATTCATAATAGCACATGTCTTTTGCGAAATAAATTTTATTTCGGTTTGATTGCTGATAAATTTGGCGTTAGCACTCCTCGTATTATTGCTTATATCCGTAACGAACATGTTTATCTGGTAGATGTGAAAATGGAAATGTCATTAGACGATTTTGTAATATCCGGTGACTATGATATGTTTTGTAAAGTTATAGACGGTGAATGTGGAAAAGGAATATTCGCATTGCAGATTCGAAGTGGAAATATATTCGAAAATGGAATAGAAATATCGTTAGCTCATTTTAGGAATGATATAAGTAGTGCGACTTTTATCTGCCAAGAGAAAGTAGTGCAGCATCATGAGATGGATAGATTGTATGATAAGTCTGTCAATACGATTAGACTTGTGACAATAAGAAGTCTAAAAGATGGTGAGATTAAAACGATACCGCCTATTCTTCGTATAGGTGCTAATGGTAGTATTGTAGATAATACTTCACAAGGTGGAATTGCTGTTGGATTTGATATAAGTACAGGGCGTTTGGATGAATACGGCATATATAAGCCAAATTATGGATTGAAAACGGCGGAACATCCTAACAGTCATATTGTTTTTAGTACATTTACTATTCCATTTTTGAAAGAATCCATTGAGATGGCTATAAGATTCCATACTTTTTTCTTGGATATTCATTCAATAGGATGGGACATTGCAATAACAGAAAATGGACCAGTATTTATTGAAGGCAATGATAATTGGGAAATTAATGGTCATCAAGATGGGAATCATGGTCTTAAGAAGGAATTTATGGAATATTTTTTTAATAAATAA
- a CDS encoding CapA family protein produces the protein MIKIACVGDVMPAGVHHGKKDNYIKSDVLEFLKSFDIRVATLECAIGDKPSFDPEKMVRKQDIVYAPTSDLYRVKEMGIDVVSLANNHAFDLGEEGLINTCKQLDKLGIKYCGAGLNSEEASRPAVFTFAGVSIAFLAFCDWRMDTVGYVPFATENKAGMNEMREKSIKESIEKNKSQYDHLFIFLHWGVEYSYFPTPSMTTLADKILNWGADGIIGGHTHRIQPLISSHNKFIYFSLGNFFFPDRYINKPRPTYYPSEGEDLSNCPYSYGWPYVSHPLLMKWRETENIGMIGCIEINDNVVCASYRLTKLCDNIIEGRIRKPFLFKISQLMVGLPFYSFSYFLFRAIRSLYFRSKKMSRLILQKELEQEIIYRNHEC, from the coding sequence ATGATTAAAATAGCATGTGTTGGTGATGTAATGCCTGCCGGTGTTCATCATGGGAAGAAGGATAATTATATAAAAAGTGATGTCTTAGAATTTTTAAAGTCATTTGATATTAGAGTTGCTACATTGGAATGTGCGATAGGAGATAAGCCTAGTTTTGATCCTGAGAAGATGGTACGAAAACAAGACATAGTCTATGCTCCGACTTCTGATCTGTACAGAGTTAAAGAAATGGGGATTGATGTTGTCAGTTTGGCAAATAATCATGCATTTGATTTAGGTGAAGAGGGCTTGATTAATACATGTAAACAACTTGATAAATTAGGAATAAAGTATTGTGGGGCTGGGTTGAATTCAGAAGAAGCCTCTCGTCCTGCTGTCTTTACATTTGCGGGAGTGTCAATTGCGTTTTTGGCCTTTTGTGATTGGAGGATGGATACTGTTGGATATGTACCGTTTGCAACTGAAAATAAAGCGGGCATGAATGAAATGAGAGAAAAGAGCATAAAGGAAAGTATTGAAAAAAATAAAAGTCAATATGATCATCTTTTTATTTTTCTTCATTGGGGTGTAGAATATTCCTATTTCCCTACTCCATCAATGACAACATTAGCTGATAAAATCCTAAACTGGGGAGCTGATGGAATCATTGGTGGGCATACACATAGAATTCAGCCACTGATAAGTAGTCATAATAAATTTATATACTTTAGTTTGGGTAATTTTTTCTTTCCAGACAGATATATAAATAAACCCAGACCTACTTATTATCCAAGTGAAGGTGAAGATTTGTCCAATTGTCCATATTCTTATGGATGGCCCTATGTCTCACATCCTCTATTAATGAAATGGAGGGAAACAGAGAATATCGGTATGATAGGGTGTATAGAAATAAATGATAATGTTGTATGTGCTAGTTATAGATTAACGAAACTCTGCGACAATATAATAGAGGGGAGGATAAGAAAACCTTTTCTTTTCAAGATCTCACAATTAATGGTTGGTCTTCCTTTCTATTCGTTTTCTTATTTTCTCTTTAGAGCTATTAGGTCTCTATATTTTAGAAGTAAAAAAATGAGCAGACTCATTCTCCAAAAAGAACTTGAACAAGAGATTATTTATCGTAATCATGAATGTTAA
- a CDS encoding lipopolysaccharide biosynthesis protein, which produces MGKVTISFVWAFIQKFGNTFLSFISNIILARLLLPEDYGAIGMIMIFIVISNTFIDGGFASALIQKTNPTTKDYSTIFYWNIFFSIGSYIVLYFCAPFIASFYKLPLLNNLLKVLGVVLIINSLSVVQSTQLRKKLKFKECAYATVISSLLAVCVTIFLAYNGMGVWSLVIQQILVSVFSFLLYLYFNKWIPSLVFSWKSLKELFNFGFFMLCSSFLNNLCNNIQGLIIGRQFSSTVMGLYTQSAKLATESSNSIASVVDQVSYPLLVEVKDDNRALEKIIRQLSCNLLFLISPLMYFLIMVAKPLIVFLFTEKWIDCVPYFRILCLSGIAVTFQGVSYNSIAAIGKSWLLFKWNLVKRIFAMILIFAGLKWGVYGIL; this is translated from the coding sequence ATGGGAAAAGTAACTATAAGTTTTGTATGGGCATTTATACAGAAGTTTGGTAATACTTTCTTGTCTTTTATTTCTAATATAATTTTGGCAAGATTGTTATTGCCAGAAGATTATGGTGCGATTGGGATGATTATGATTTTTATAGTCATATCAAATACATTTATAGATGGAGGATTTGCTTCTGCTCTGATTCAGAAAACAAATCCAACAACAAAGGACTATTCAACCATTTTTTATTGGAATATTTTCTTCTCAATAGGATCATATATCGTTTTGTATTTTTGTGCTCCATTTATAGCATCTTTTTACAAATTGCCCTTATTGAATAATCTGTTGAAAGTTCTGGGGGTAGTGTTAATAATTAATTCATTGAGTGTAGTACAAAGTACTCAGTTAAGAAAGAAATTAAAATTTAAGGAATGTGCCTACGCTACAGTTATATCATCCTTGTTGGCTGTTTGTGTTACAATCTTCTTGGCATATAATGGAATGGGAGTCTGGAGCTTGGTCATACAGCAGATTCTTGTGAGTGTGTTTAGTTTTTTACTGTATTTGTATTTTAATAAGTGGATACCTTCACTTGTGTTTTCATGGAAATCATTAAAAGAATTATTCAATTTCGGATTTTTCATGCTATGTTCGTCTTTTCTTAATAATCTATGCAATAATATTCAAGGACTCATCATAGGCAGACAATTCTCTTCAACGGTTATGGGATTATATACACAGTCTGCAAAATTGGCAACTGAGTCATCGAATAGTATTGCTTCAGTTGTAGATCAAGTTTCATATCCTTTATTGGTAGAGGTCAAAGATGATAATAGGGCATTGGAAAAAATAATTCGACAATTATCATGTAATTTATTATTTCTCATTTCCCCTTTGATGTATTTTTTAATAATGGTAGCCAAACCTTTAATAGTCTTTCTTTTTACAGAAAAATGGATTGATTGTGTTCCTTATTTTAGAATATTATGTTTGTCTGGTATTGCTGTGACATTTCAAGGTGTTTCATATAATTCTATAGCTGCAATCGGTAAAAGTTGGTTGTTATTTAAGTGGAATTTGGTAAAGAGAATATTTGCAATGATTTTAATTTTTGCAGGTTTGAAGTGGGGGGTATATGGCATATTGTGA